DNA sequence from the Prochlorococcus marinus XMU1411 genome:
ATCTATTGCAGAACAAGCTAATGTTGATCTTGTTTTAGTTGGAGATTCACTAGCAATGGTGTGTTTAGGATACAAATCCACATTGCCGTTAACTTTAGAAAACATAATCTACCACACTAATGCTGTATCAAGAGGGTTCAAAAAAGGAATTGAAGAACAACCTTTGGTGGTATCAGACATGCCTTTTTTGACTTATCAATGCGGAGATGATAAAGCTGTAGAGTATGCAGGAAAAATAATTCAAAGTACTTATGCAAAAGCTGTAAAGGTCGAAGGAGCTGAGCCAGAAATACAAAAAGTTATTTCAAGGTTAATTAGAATGGGAATCCCTGTTATGGGGCATATAGGACTTACACCACAAAGCTATTTAAATCTTGGATTAAAAAAACAAGGCGAGAGCTTAGAAAGCCAAGAAAAAATCAAAAGAGAAGCTTCGATACTAGAAAATTTAGGGTGTTTTTCAATAGTTCTTGAACATATTCCTGAGTTACTTGCTAAAGAAATACAAAACGACTTAAAAATTCCCACAATAGGTATCGGTGCAGGTAAATATTGCGATGGGCAAGTAAGAGTTACTGCTGATTTGCTGGGTCTCAGTGATGACCAACCACCATTTTGCCAACCCATTATTCAAGGGAAGAAATTATTTAAAGATAAATTAAAAGAATGGATAGAATCTGAAAGACTTAACTAATCTCATCCCACCATTTGAACATAGAAATAAGAATTTGATTGCTAAGCTCCATACCTTTTGGATTACTTAAAAAGAACCTATAACCCTTTCTAACTAATAATCCACTCTCAAGATATGTTTCCCATTTTGCAAGCAATTTTCTTAAATTACTTTCAAATTTTTTATTCCCCCAGTTTTGTTCTTTAAAAACTTTATGGATATCTAGACCCTCTCTAAGTCTCAACCCCAACATTATTTTCTCATCCAAATCTTTATAAACAAAATCTTTATTAATGAGTGATGAATCTAAATTTAGTTCGCATTGTCTGATTACCCATTCTTTATATTCCTTACTAACTCTTGGTCTAGTTAACTTTTCCCCCCAAGGCGAACTAGTAGAACCTTGACCAAAACTCCACCAGCCTAATCCACTCCAATAAACTCTATTATGTCTGGATTGATGACCAGGGAAACAATAGTTTGAGATTTCATATCTTGAGTAGCCTGAGTTCTTTAAGATTAAATGAGTTAATTTACTATTTCTAAAAGCCTCTTCATCATTTGGAAGTTTTAATTTCCCTGAATTAACTAATTTCTGAAAAACAGTGCCATTTTCAATATTTAAATCGTAAATGGATATATGTGGTGGTAAAAAAGTTATTGCTTTTTTTAAGTCATCTTGCCACTCTTTAAATCCACTAAGTGGCAAATTTTGAATTAAATCAAGGCTCCAGCTTATTATTGACCCAGAATCGTGGACTCTTTTCAACCATAAACAAGATTTTTCAGCATCCTCTCTCAAATGCCGCCTACCCGCGTTTTGCAGTATCTGATTATTAAAACTTTGTACTCCGAGGCTAAATCTATTGATCCCAGCATTTATGAATCCATTAAGGTCATCTTGATTAAAACTTGCTGGGTCAACTTCCATAGTTATTTCAGCACCATAGTCAATTCCGTAATTTTCTTTAAAAATGTCAATTATTTCTTTGATCTGTTTAGGATCCAAAATTGATGGTGTGCCACCTCCTAAATAAATTGTCGAAAGAGGAGATTTATCTTTAATTGACAATATTTCTTTGTATAAAAAGTGTAAATATTCTTTAACAGTTTTGCTTCCATAACCTTGTAAAGTTTCAACTTTGTTTCCAAGTGGAATAACTGCAAAATCACAATAAAAACACCTCCTATGGCAAAAAGGAATATGTACATAGGCACTTCTTGGAAACTTATTCATAATCTAGATACATTTTTAAGCTCCAAAAAAGCATTTAGGATCGAAAAAATAAGATCCTTATTTACTCAATTAATAAATCCTAGTAGATTATAGATATGACAGATGCCTTAGTATTAATTTTATTTGTATTGTCTGGAGCTGCCTCAGGATGGCTTGGAGTTGATTTATTGCCAGTAGACATCCTTAAACAGGTATCTAATGTAGAAGGTTTTAGAATTGTTTTAGCGATAATTGGTTTATTTATAGGATTAGCCGCAGGTTTTGTATTTCTTCAACTTAGAAAGACTTTTCTTGATCAAATAAGGACAATGCCTACAGACTTATTAATAAGTAGGTCAGTTGGCTTAATTTTGGGATTACTTGTAGCAAATCTCCTACTTGCTCCAATACTATTAATTCCTTTCCCTAGAGAAGTCTTTTTTGCAAAACCCTTAGCAGCAATATTAAGCAATATTTTCTTCGGAGTTCTCGGATATAAGTTAGCAGATACCCATGGAAGGACATTATTGAGATTATTTAATCCAAATAATACTGATGCATATTTAGTTAATGAAGGCATACTCCCTGCTGCAAGTCCAAAAATTCTTGATACCAGCGTGATTATTGATGGCAGAATAAATGGCCTATTAAGTTGCGGATTGTTGGAAGGACAATTAATTGTTGCTCAAAGTGTAATTGATGAATTACAAACTTTAGCTGATTCAAGTAGTAACGAAAAAAGGTCTAAAGGCAGAAGAGGTTTAAAATTATTGAAAGAATTAAGAGATTTATACGGTAGAAGACTTGTAATAAATCCGACAAAGTATGAAGGTAATGGGGTAGATGAAAAACTCTTAAAAATTACTGAGGATATGACAGGAACTCTAATTACGGCCGATTATAATCTCTCGCAGATTGCGGAAGTTAAAGAATTAAAAGTCATGAATTTGAGTGATTTAGTCATTGCTTTAAGACCAGAAGTACAGCCAGGTGAATCGCTGAATATAAAAATCGTAAGAGAGGGGAAAGAAAAAATGCAGGGTATTGGATATTTAGATGACGGAACTATGGTTGTGATTGATGAAGCAAAAAATTTCGTGGGAAGCAGATTAGATATTATTATAACGGGAGCACTACAAACTCCTACTGGAAGAATGGTCTTTGGAAAACTTATAAATAATCCTGAGTCAAACAAATCTTTTAAATCTCCAGCGACACAGGGCTAAATATAGCTAGAATCAAATCAATAACAATTTTGTGATACAAATGACTGTATCTGCTCCTTATTACGGCGAAAACACCGTCATGAGGACCCCACCCCCTGATCTGCCCTCTCTTTTACTTAAAGAGAGAATTGTCTATCTTGGTTTACCATTATTTTCAGATGATGATGCGAAAAGACAATTAGGTATGGATGTCACTGAGCTAATCATTGCCCAACTTCTTTATCTAGAATTTGAGGATCCAGAAAAACCTATCTATTTCTATATAAATTCAACAGGGACAAGTTGGTACACAGGTGACGCTGTCGGTTTCGAAACAGAAGCTTTCGCTATATGCGACACAATAAGCTATATAAAGCCTCCAGTACATACAATCTGTATCGGACAAGCGATGGGAACAGCCGCAGTTATCCTTTCATCTGGCACTAAGGGACAAAGAGCTGCCCTCCCGCACGCCTCTATCGTTTTACATCAACCTATAAGTGGAGCAAGAGGTCAAGCAACAGATATCCAAATAAGAGCTGAGGAAGTTTTGAAAAATAAAAAGTCAATGCTGGAAATTCTATCTCGAAATACTGGGAAGACTATCGAAGAACTTTCTAAAGACTCAGACAGGATGAGTTATCTCAACCCTCAAGAAGCTTTAGATTATGGAGTTATAGATAGAATACTAACAAGTCAAAAAGATTTACCTAATAAAATTTAACTCTCACAAACAACTACTTTAAAATCATGCCAATAGGAACACCAAGCGTGCCTTACAGACTTCCAGGAAGTCAATACGAAAGATGGGTTGATATATATACAAGACTAGGAGTAGAAAGGATTCTTTTTCTTGGACAAGAAGTTAACGATGGTATTGCAAATAGCTTAGTTGCACAAATGCTTTATCTTGACTCTGATGACAATTCCAAACCTATCTATCTATACATAAATAGCCCAGGAGGATCAGTGACTGCCGGCTTGGCTATATATGACACTATTAAATATGTAAAAAGTGATGTTGTAACAATATGTGTAGGCCTAGCAGCCTCTATGGGTGCGTTCCTTTTAGCTGCTGGAACCAAAGGTAAAAGGGTTGCTTTACCCCACAGTAGAATAATGATTCATCAACCCCTTGGAGGAACATCTCAACGTCAAGCAAGTGATATTGAAATAGAGGCTAAGGAAATTTTAAGAATTAAAGATATGTTAAACATGTCTATGGCCGATATGACAGGACAATCATTTGAAAAAATCGAAAAAGATACTGATAGAGATTATTTTCTAAGCGCAGAAGAGGCAAAAAACTATGGTCTGATTGATAGAGTAATCACTCATCCAAGCGAAGCCAATCAATCTTAAATTTTCTAAATAAATTCTTTAATTTTCATTTTTAAATTAATAATTTGTTGGTTTATTTACACCTTTAATGTCTAAAATATTAATTATCAAATGAAAAGAAGTTACAACTAATGACCCAACTCTTTTACGACACAGATGCAGATCTAAGTCTTTTACATAATAAAACAATAGCGATAATAGGATATGGTTCACAGGGACATGCACATGCCTTAAATCTTAAGGATAGCGGTATGGATGTAATTGTAGGATTATATAAAGGAAGTAAGTCTGAAAGCAAAGCTATTAGCGATGGTTTACAAGTCTTTAGAGTTTCTGAAGCTTGCGAAAAAGCAGACTGGATTATGATTCTCCTTCCAGATGAATTTCAGAAAGATGTTTACCTTAAAGAAATAGAACCAAACTTAAAGGCAGGAAAGATATTAAGTTTTGCTCATGGCTTTAATATTAGATTCGGACTTATCAAACCTCCTAGTTTTGTGGATGTTGTAATGATTGCTCCAAAAGGGCCTGGACACACTGTTCGTTGGGAATATCAAAATGGTCAAGGAGTTCCAGCGTTGTTTGCAGTAGAGCAGGATTCTTCCGGAAGTGCAAGATCATTGGCAATGGCTTACGCAAAAGGGATTGGAGGAACTCGAGCTGGGATACTTGAGACAAATTTTAAGGAAGAAACAGAAACTGATTTATTTGGCGAACAAGCAGTTTTATGCGGGGGCTTATCAGAACTCGTTAAATCAGGCTTCGAGACTCTTGTAGAGGCAGGATATCAACCAGAACTTGCATACTTCGAATGTTTACATGAAGTCAAACTAATTGTTGATCTAATGGTGAAGGGTGGCTTATCTCAAATGAGAGATTCAATTTCCAATACCGCAGAATATGGAGACTATGTAAGTGGCAAAAGACTTATTAATAGTGATACGAAGAAAGAAATGCAGAAAATTCTAAAAGATATTCAAGATGGAACTTTCGCTAAGAATTTTGTGGAAGAATGCGATAAAAACAAACCCTTAATGACAAAATTAAGAGAAGAGAACTCAAAACATGAAATTGAGAAAGTAGGTAAAGGTCTACGCTCGATGTTCAGTTGGCTGAAATAAACTTATTTTTAATATTTCTTGGATCTATTGGTTTTGATTTATTGATTGGCGACCCAAGATTCTTAATCCATCCTGTTCAAATAATTGGTTTTTACATAAAAAAAATATCTAATTACCTCATAAATAATTTTGGAGGAAATAAAAAAATTTTATTTTGGGGCGGTTTCATTGTTTCTATATCCACTATTGGGATAAGTTTTAGTTTTGGAAAATTGATAGAACTCAGTTATGTGCAATCAAGAAATCATTTTTTGGGTGGATTTTTAATTTTTTTTGGACTTTCAAGTTGTATTGCAACTAAGGGACTTATTTCAAGTGTGAAAGAGATTGCAGAGCTAATAGAATACAAGGAAATTAATGCCCAAAATAAGAGCCTAATCCAAGAGAAGGTACAAAGAATAGTCAGTAGGGATGTGAGTTCATCTTCTATAGAACATCTTTTGAGATCAAGTACCGAGAGTCTTACCGAAAATTCTGTTGATGGAATATTTGGGCCATTATTGTGGATTTTTATTGGAATTGTTTTTATGAAGTTTTCAATTTTTTTCCCAGGGCCTTTGTCGCTTGGCTTTTCTTATAAAGCAATAAGTACTTTAGATTCAATGATAGGTTACAAATATGATTACTTTAAATACTTAGGTTTTTTCAGTGCAAAAATCGAAGATATTTTTACGTTTATTCCTTCAAGATTAGTTTTAATCACGCTACCTTTAGTTAGTACCAAAGTTAATCAGTATAAATCAATCATAAAAAAAAGTTATCTAGATGGTAAAAAATATGATTCTCCTAATGCTGGGATTTCAGAAGCTATATTTGCCTATATTGCCGGCGTTAAATTAGGAGGAAAAAGTAAATATAAAAAAGAAATTATTGAAAAGCCAATAATCAATCCGACTGGAGATAGTTGCACTAGAGAGAAAATTAAATTAATTTGTCAATTAATTTTGAGATTACAATTTTTATGGATAATAATTTTTTTCGTCTTAATTTTTTTATTATCTCGAGTTTAATTTAATGATAAATTAATATAAAAATTATTAATATAAACAAAAAAGGATTCTATGCAAGAAAAAGACTCTCCAATGGAAAACCAAAATGATGATTTTACTAATAAATCATCAACTGATAATGAATACTCAAAATGGGTAGACAATAAGGGGGATGAAGTAAAGAATGTTTTTGGATTTAATAGCAGCGCTGAGCTTGTGAATGGTAGAGCAGCTATGATCGGATTCTTGATGCTCATATTAACAGAGTTGGTTTTTAGCGGTAGACCAGTGACTGCCTCAATCTTTGGTATCAATTAAATATGGAAGAAAAAAAAACTAATTCAATAAAAGTAATCCTATACATATCTGTATGGGTAATAATTTGGGGAACATTTGGTTCTTTCATAGATTATCCTCTTTATAAAAATAAAATTTACTTAGAGGGAAGCATATATCAGTATCTTACTTTCACAATTACAGCAATAATATCAATAATAAGTGCAAAGTTTTTTTATAAGAAATTTGATTTATAAAAATTTGTACCTAAATTTCTTAATAATTTTAGCTGGTTCTTTTTTGCCATTTGACTCGTAAAGTATCCACTGATGTGTCTCAGTATCATGATCACAACCATAATCTCCAGATAGGTTATCGTAACTTGAAAGCGATGAATGACAATTCTGATCTGCCTCAAAAGCAGAGTCATAACCTGTTAAAAAATATATTAAAGATAGAAGGGTTACTAACAAAAAAAATAATTGAAAAACTAAATTTACTACCTTCATAAGAATTTCTAAAATTTAAATATATCATTTAATAAATTTTTTAGATCTAAAAATATTTAACGACCAACATTAAAAACAAAGTCATGGAATTCTTGATTCTTTAAATAAAGGATGACTAGCAATATTAAAGTCATATTTAAACCTATTACTATTGATCCAAAAATATTTATTTGTTTTTTACCTGGCAAAGTGTAAGTAAATTTCTTACCTTTAAGAAAACCTGCTAAACCTTTTTTTTCTTTTTTTGAATCCTTTATTTCAGTATCATTTTCAACTTCATTATCGGAGAAACCTTTGACCATTACAAATTAAAATCCAAATTTATAATATTCCAAAAAAATAAAATTTTTCTATAATTAACAATTTTTAATCACATATGGGATCATAAATGAAATTCTCTCATTTGAGTAATTTCTAAAAAAATAAGCTTCAATTATTGCCGACTGCATCCCCAATAAACTTGATTGACATTTGAATCTATTTTGGTCAAATACAACTAACTGAAGTTTTTCTATTTCAGAAACTAATTCTTTACAAACTTGGGTTTGCGAATCTTTAATACAATCACTAGATTCTTTTAAAATCTTTGATTTTATTGGTATTGCTTCTGCCATAACAAAATTAGATACAAATAAAAATTTTAAGAATAAAAAAGTTAAACGTTTCATTACTTCTTAAGACTTCATCATTTGTGATACCTTGTTAAGAGTTTTGGTCATTGAGCTAATAGCATTTTATTGAAATTAAAAAAAAAGATGCTCTTTTAGAGCATCTTTGATATTTAAGAAAGAAATAGGTTAAAAAGTTTACCCTTGAACTCTATCCTTAAAAAGCTTACCTGCTGAGAATGTTGGAACTCTTTTTGCAGGTATTGCTATTTTTTCGCCTGTCTTAGGGTTTAATCCCTGTCTTGCAGAACGATCTCTTGGTTCGAAAGAACCAAATCCTAGTATGGAGACTTTTTTGCCTTCCACTACTGAATCAACAATAGTTTCAATAGCCGCATCAACAACTAGAGAAACATCAGTTTTTGTGAGCTCAGTACGAGCAGCAACAAGATTTACTAAATCAGCTTTGTTCATTGAATTGTTTGTAAAGCAGAGATTCAAAAGAGATGAGTTTTAATCAAGTCTAAAAACCTCGAACTTGCACATCATATGGAGCAAATACGAATACGGCAACCGAAAATGCTGGCGGCGCAAAGCTTTATACAAATCTGGGGGACATTTTTAGCTTTATTTTTTAATTTCATAACCGCACACTTTTCTTAAATTAAAAATAATATCTATATCTAGAAAACTGCTAAAACCATTGTCACCACTGGTTTTAGTCTTCAAAAATATAACTTAATTTAAGTAGAGAGAAAAACGTCTAAAGGTAACGTAGGGAAGAAATTGAAGTATTTATTATATTTTATTAATTTTCAGATATATTTCCTTCTCATCACATGAAAAAGCATTATTTGTATTTTGGAATCAAGAAATATCTTATTTTCTAATTATTAAACTTTCTCTCTAAATCATTCTATGCACTGCGCAGATGGATGGATGAATTGCAATAAATTAGAAAATTAATACTCTCTAAGATCTAGTAAAGTTGATTAGTGAAACCTTAAATTTGAGTTTTTTTTTTAATTTTGGATCTATTATTCAAATATAAGTAATTTGAATAAATTAACCCAATATTTAACTAATCAATGATAAAGAGAAAGTGACTCATATCAATAAAGGTAAACCATTCCCTTTGGGAAGTTCTCTAACCTCACAGGGCGTTAATTTTTCCTTAATAGCCACAAATGCAGAATATGTAGAAATCTTATTGTTTGAGCGAGAAGACTCTATTTCTCCAAAAACTATATTTAAATTAGCTCAGAACCATAATACTGGTCCCTACTGGCATGCGGAAATAAAAAATCTAAATGAGGGTTGTATCTATGCTTTTAGGATAAAACAAAAAAATAATGAAATTAATAATAACTATGAAAAAAAAGTATTACTTGATCCATGTTCAAGGGGTATTACTGGATGGGGAAGTTATAAAAGAGACAATGCATTAAATACTCAAGAAAATACCAATTCTTGTCTCAAAAGCGTTGTTTGCGATAGAAAATTATTTAATTTTAAGGATTATCCAAGACCGAAACATTCTTGGGAAGAAATAATTATTTATGAACTCCATATCAAATCCTTCACTGAATCAACTGATAAAAATGGAAGTTGTTTCAAAAAGTTTTTAAAAAAAATTCCGTATCTCAAAGAACTCGGCATTACAACAATTGAATTACTTCCAATTTTTTGTTTTGATCCATCTGATGCACCAAATGGTTTAGAGAATTTTTGGGGTTATAGTCCAATCAATTGGTTTACCCCTCATTTTGAATATCTTTCAAATGAATCTGCCGAAAAGAATAGAGAGGAATTTAGAAGATTAGTAGAGGAATGTCATAAAGCAGATATTGAAGTCATCTTAGATGTTGTGTACAATCACACCTCTGAGGGAGATTCTCATGGACCTGCAATATCTTGGAAAGGGATAGATGAAAATCTTTATTACTTTATAGGAAAAGATAAAAATTATCAGGACGTCTCTGGTTGCGGAAATACTATTGCAGCAAACAGAGGATTAGTTAGAAAACTAATAATTGAATCATTAAAGTGTTGGGCGAGTGAATTTGGAGTAGATGGTTTTAGATTTGATTTAGGAATTGCCCTATCAAGAGGAGAAAATCTTTCGCCACTCGAAAATCCTCCAATTTTTGAGGATATAGAATGTGAGCCAGAACTTATCGATATCAAATTAATAAGTGAACCATGGGATTGTGGTGGTTTATATAAATTAGGTGATTTCCCATCTAAGAATACTTTCACTTGGAATGGTCATTTTAGAGATGACTTGCGAAGATTTTGGAAAGGGGATAAAAATACAGCTTGGAATATGAGCGATAAAATAAAAGGTTCTCCATCGATTTATAAAGAAGATAATATTTTACCAAAATCAATAAATTTTATTACTTCACATGATGGATTCACTCTAAAAGATTTAGTAACTTTCAATAGAAAACACAATTTTGCCAATAGAGAACAAAATAGAGACGGTGATAACCATAACAATTCTTGGAATCATGGTACAGAAGGACCAACCACAAACTTATTAATTAATGATTTAAGAAAAAGACAACAAAAAAATCTTATTCTTAGTTTACTTATCTCTAAAGGTGTTCCAATGATACTTATGGGTGATGAGATAGGAAGGTCACAAGGCGGTAACAATAATTCTTGGTGCCAAAATAATTTATTGGGCTGGATGAATTGGGAACATGGTCAACAAGATTTGGAATTATTAGAATATTTTAAATACGTTATAAAAATCCGAAAAAAGCTAATAAACATTTTTAACCCATCATTCTTACCTAACAATCAAAGCAATGAAAATAATCCAACATATCATTGGCATGGAACCAGTTTAGATAGCCCTGATTGGAGTAGTTGGTCTCACACAATTGCTTTTAGCATTAACAAAGGCAATACTAATCCCCTGGTCTGGATAGGTTTAAATGCTTATTCAAAAAGCATCGATTTTCCTTTACCAAAATGTAAATATAATTGGTTAAAAGTTATTGACACAAGCATAACTGAGATTTTTAAACCCTTAACTATTAATGAAAAATCTGTTTCAATAAAGAGTAGAAGCTCCTTATTAATCATTTCAGAAGAAGTATTTGGGGCAAAAAATAATATATTCTAAAAGCGGGCGGCGGGAATCGAACCCGCATCTTCAGCTTGGAAGGCTGAGGTTTTACCACTAAACCACGCCCGCATTAAGTAATAGAATTACCATTGCAATAATACATTATCAAACAATCAACAAAGTAAAAAGATTGGAAAATTCACACTCGAAAAAAAATATTACCAGATCAACAACAAGATTAATGTTCTCTTATGGGCTAGGAGATGCAGGCACTGGTTTAGTCGCAACGCAATTTGGTTTTTTTCTGTTCAAATTCTTTATTTCTGCTGGTTTACCAGTAATAATTGCAGGTTCACTATTAATGTTAATAAAGATATGGGATGCAGTAAATGATCCGTTAATTGGATGGTTAAGTGATCGTACCAAATCAAGATGGGGACCAAGAATCCCTTGGATGGTAGCAGCATCTGTTCCTCTTGGTTTCTCTCTAGCTGCGATATGGTGGACACCCACTGGCTCCGTATTAACTAAGACCATTTACTTTGCGATAATTTCTATAGTCGTGATGACTGCTTATACAAGTATTAATCTTCCTTTTGCAGCTCTATCTACTGAAATTTCTGAAAAAACATCAATAAGAACAAGACTAAACGCATCTAGATTTACTGGCTCAATAATTGCAGGACTAACTGGCTTAATAATTGCTGGAGTTGTATTAGGTTCTGAAGTATCAGCAAATAATGAATATTTTTTAATGGGTAAAATAAGTGGATGTATCGCAGTTGCTGCAACATTAATTTCTTGTTGGGGATTAGCTCCATACGCAAAAAAAGCAAGAAGGCCTTCAGGAAAAGTTGAAGCTATAACACTTCAATTCAAAAGGATCTTCAGAAATAAAAAATTTCTAAAAGTTATTACTCTTTATATTCTTCTCTGGTGCGCCTTACAATTGA
Encoded proteins:
- a CDS encoding MFS transporter, which gives rise to MFSYGLGDAGTGLVATQFGFFLFKFFISAGLPVIIAGSLLMLIKIWDAVNDPLIGWLSDRTKSRWGPRIPWMVAASVPLGFSLAAIWWTPTGSVLTKTIYFAIISIVVMTAYTSINLPFAALSTEISEKTSIRTRLNASRFTGSIIAGLTGLIIAGVVLGSEVSANNEYFLMGKISGCIAVAATLISCWGLAPYAKKARRPSGKVEAITLQFKRIFRNKKFLKVITLYILLWCALQLMQTVALIYVEDVLNVPTYIAKWIPIPFQISALVGLQIWTRVSNKLNRISALNYGAIIWIISCTAALFLPSLSKISGVGDNLFLNTSNLFLFILLIFIICLIGIGASTAFLIPWSLLPDAIDEDPEKPAGLYTAWMVLIQKIGIAFSVQLLGFLLYLSGYQSCFVDKDSLNIVEKCFSAQLTIRLCIGFIPSILVIVGLLIMRKWDQKIITN